Proteins from one Pseudomonas sp. KBS0710 genomic window:
- a CDS encoding AraC family transcriptional regulator, whose translation MLPSAFASFLQANRPTSIEQLLAGVAQLLPLLDVIPNAAIFIKDIDARYVLANHTLVQRCGLKQLQPLLGKTSAEVFPAQLGPGYTEQDRRVLEQGFVLEDQLELHLYGSREPGWCLTHKWPLYNDKGAIIGLAGISVDLQSASEKHPAYQRLAAVDEHIRQHFNRRVTLGELTRIAGISVAQLERYCKRVFHLTPRQMIQKVRLEHAHRLLHTDLPITEVALQCGYTDHSAFTRQFKALTGFTPRQYRQLD comes from the coding sequence GAGCAGCTATTAGCCGGGGTCGCGCAGTTGTTGCCCTTGCTCGACGTAATCCCCAATGCCGCGATTTTCATCAAGGATATCGATGCCCGCTACGTCCTCGCCAACCACACCCTGGTACAACGCTGTGGCCTCAAACAGCTGCAGCCGCTGTTGGGCAAAACCAGCGCCGAAGTGTTCCCCGCGCAATTGGGGCCGGGCTACACCGAGCAGGACCGGCGCGTGCTCGAGCAGGGTTTTGTGCTCGAAGACCAGCTTGAGCTGCACCTGTATGGCAGCCGCGAACCGGGCTGGTGCCTGACGCACAAATGGCCTCTGTACAACGACAAGGGCGCGATCATCGGCCTGGCGGGCATTTCGGTCGACCTGCAATCGGCCAGCGAAAAGCATCCGGCCTACCAGCGCCTGGCCGCCGTGGATGAACACATACGCCAGCATTTCAACCGACGCGTCACCCTCGGTGAGCTGACCCGCATTGCCGGGATTTCCGTGGCGCAACTGGAGCGTTACTGCAAACGCGTGTTTCACCTGACGCCCCGGCAGATGATCCAGAAGGTGCGTCTGGAACATGCACACCGGCTGTTGCACACCGACTTGCCCATCACCGAGGTGGCGCTGCAATGCGGCTACACCGACCACAGCGCGTTTACCCGCCAGTTCAAGGCCTTGACCGGGTTTACACCCAGGCAGTACCGGCAATTGGACTAA
- the treS gene encoding maltose alpha-D-glucosyltransferase, with amino-acid sequence MTAADNDHVNWLVQQSMLNAARQRARLYSGQGRLWQQPYAQTRPRDASALSSVWFTAYPASIVTRENGTVLEALGDESLWQALSKIGIQGIHNGPLKKSGGLDGTRHTPTIDGNFDRISFEIDPQLGTEAQLQALTRMAAAHNAVIIDDVIPSHTGKGADFRLAEMAYEDYPGLYHMVEIREEDWPLLPDVAEGRDAQNLSPAQVDALRDKHYIVGQLQRVIFFEPGVKETDWSATPVVVGVDAKPRRWVYLHYFKEGQPSLNWLDPSFAAQQMIIGDALHAIDVMGAKILRLDANGFLGVERKLDGTAWSESHPLSITGNQLLGGAIRKAGGFSFQELNLTVDDIAAMSHGGADLSYDFITRPAYQHALLMGDTEFLRLMLREMHSQGIDPGSLIHALQNHDELTLELVHFWTLHAHDSYLYQGQTFPGNSLREHIREQMYERLAGEHAPYNLKFVTNGVSCTTASIITAALGIRDLEAITPADIEQIRRIHVLLVMYNAMQPGVFALSGWDLVGALPLAADAVAHLMGDGDTRWIHRGAYDLVDLNPDAELSAGQMPRAQTLYGSLNSQLQDPDSFASQLQKILAVRNAYGIAASRQILVPDVEHPGLLIMVHELPAGKGTQITALNFGSTPLTETLHLPDIAPGPVVDIINERVEGDLTAEGEFTITLDAYEGLALRVVSLSPML; translated from the coding sequence ATGACGGCGGCGGACAACGATCATGTGAACTGGCTGGTGCAACAATCCATGCTCAATGCGGCGCGCCAGCGGGCCAGGCTCTATAGCGGCCAAGGGCGCTTATGGCAGCAGCCGTACGCGCAGACCCGGCCGCGTGATGCCTCAGCGTTGTCATCCGTGTGGTTCACCGCCTACCCGGCCTCGATTGTGACCCGTGAAAACGGCACGGTGCTCGAAGCTCTCGGCGACGAAAGCCTGTGGCAGGCTTTATCGAAGATCGGCATCCAGGGCATTCACAACGGCCCGCTGAAAAAGTCCGGCGGGCTCGACGGTACGCGGCATACGCCGACCATCGACGGCAATTTCGACCGCATCAGCTTCGAGATCGACCCACAGCTGGGCACCGAAGCGCAGTTGCAGGCCCTGACGCGCATGGCCGCCGCGCACAACGCGGTGATCATCGACGATGTGATCCCCTCCCACACGGGCAAGGGCGCAGACTTCCGCCTGGCCGAGATGGCGTATGAGGATTATCCAGGGCTTTACCACATGGTCGAGATCCGCGAGGAAGACTGGCCGCTGTTACCTGACGTCGCCGAAGGACGGGACGCGCAGAACCTCAGCCCCGCGCAGGTGGATGCGCTGCGTGACAAGCATTACATCGTCGGCCAGTTGCAGCGGGTGATCTTCTTCGAACCGGGCGTCAAGGAAACCGACTGGAGCGCAACCCCGGTGGTCGTTGGTGTGGACGCCAAGCCGCGCCGCTGGGTGTACCTGCATTACTTCAAGGAAGGCCAGCCGTCACTGAACTGGCTCGACCCCTCGTTTGCCGCGCAGCAGATGATCATCGGCGACGCCCTGCATGCCATTGATGTGATGGGTGCCAAGATCCTGCGCCTGGACGCCAACGGCTTCCTCGGCGTGGAACGCAAGCTGGACGGCACGGCCTGGTCGGAAAGCCACCCGCTGTCGATCACCGGCAACCAGTTGCTGGGCGGGGCGATTCGCAAGGCGGGCGGCTTCAGCTTTCAGGAGTTGAACCTCACCGTCGACGATATCGCCGCCATGTCCCATGGCGGTGCCGACCTGTCCTATGACTTCATCACGCGCCCGGCGTATCAGCATGCGTTGCTGATGGGCGACACCGAGTTTTTGCGCCTGATGCTGCGCGAGATGCACAGCCAGGGCATCGACCCAGGCTCGTTGATCCATGCGCTGCAAAACCACGATGAACTGACCCTGGAACTGGTGCACTTCTGGACCTTGCACGCCCACGACAGCTACCTCTACCAGGGCCAGACGTTCCCCGGCAACAGCCTGCGTGAGCATATCCGCGAGCAGATGTATGAGCGCCTGGCGGGCGAGCATGCGCCGTATAACCTCAAGTTCGTCACTAACGGGGTTTCCTGCACCACCGCCAGCATTATCACGGCGGCTTTGGGCATCCGTGACCTGGAGGCGATCACTCCGGCCGATATCGAGCAGATCCGCCGGATCCATGTGCTGCTGGTGATGTACAACGCCATGCAGCCTGGGGTGTTTGCCTTGTCTGGCTGGGACCTGGTCGGCGCGTTGCCGTTGGCAGCCGATGCGGTTGCGCACTTGATGGGCGATGGCGACACTCGCTGGATTCATCGAGGCGCCTATGACCTGGTGGATCTGAACCCGGATGCCGAACTGTCCGCCGGCCAGATGCCGCGCGCGCAAACCTTGTACGGTAGCCTTAACAGCCAGTTGCAGGACCCGGACTCGTTCGCGTCCCAGTTGCAGAAAATTCTCGCTGTGCGCAACGCCTACGGGATCGCCGCCAGCCGCCAGATCCTGGTGCCGGATGTAGAGCATCCAGGCCTGCTGATCATGGTTCACGAGTTGCCGGCCGGGAAAGGCACGCAAATCACCGCGCTCAACTTCGGCAGTACGCCGCTGACCGAAACCCTGCACCTGCCCGACATTGCGCCGGGGCCGGTGGTGGACATCATCAATGAGCGGGTCGAGGGCGATCTTACTGCTGAGGGTGAGTTCACCATCACGCTGGATGCGTATGAAGGGTTGGCGCTGCGGGTGGTGAGCCTGTCGCCGATGCTTTAG
- a CDS encoding tautomerase family protein, translating to MPLVRIDLAADTSTETAAAIGDVVYAAMTSVANVPEHDKFQIINRHAKDELVYPAAGYLGITYTPNIVFIQVTWSAGRSIAVKKAFYKFIAEGIHAKTGLRKEDVWISLVDVKREDWSFGNGEMQYVPDE from the coding sequence ATGCCTTTAGTTCGAATCGACCTGGCCGCCGACACCTCCACTGAAACCGCCGCGGCGATTGGCGATGTGGTTTACGCCGCCATGACCAGCGTGGCCAACGTGCCTGAGCACGACAAATTCCAGATCATCAACCGTCACGCCAAGGATGAGCTGGTGTATCCGGCGGCGGGTTATCTAGGGATTACCTACACGCCGAACATCGTGTTTATCCAGGTGACCTGGAGTGCCGGGCGTAGCATCGCGGTGAAAAAGGCTTTTTATAAATTTATCGCTGAGGGCATCCACGCCAAAACCGGGCTGCGCAAAGAAGATGTGTGGATCAGCCTGGTGGATGTAAAGCGCGAAGATTGGTCGTTTGGCAACGGTGAGATGCAGTACGTACCTGACGAGTGA
- a CDS encoding cysteine hydrolase family protein, translating into MNPTKTALVLIEFQNDFTTAGGVFHDAVKGVMHSTDMLANTATTIEQARKLGVKIIHMPIQFADGYPELTHRSYGILKGVADGNAFRAGSWGAEITDALSREPADILIEGKRGLDAFATTGLDLVLRNNGIQNLVVAGFLTNCCVEGTVRSGYEKGYDVVTLTDCTATFSDEQQQAAENFTLPMFSQTLKHTQFLQALNAQ; encoded by the coding sequence ATGAACCCGACGAAAACCGCATTGGTCCTGATTGAATTTCAAAACGACTTCACCACTGCGGGTGGCGTGTTTCACGACGCAGTCAAAGGCGTCATGCACAGCACCGACATGCTGGCGAACACTGCAACCACCATTGAGCAAGCACGAAAACTCGGTGTGAAGATCATCCATATGCCGATCCAGTTCGCCGATGGCTACCCCGAACTGACGCACCGCTCCTACGGCATTCTCAAGGGTGTGGCAGACGGCAACGCCTTCCGGGCCGGCAGCTGGGGCGCCGAAATCACCGATGCGCTAAGCCGTGAGCCGGCTGACATCCTCATAGAGGGCAAACGCGGCCTCGATGCGTTTGCTACCACCGGCCTGGACCTGGTGCTGCGCAACAACGGCATCCAGAACCTGGTCGTCGCAGGTTTCCTGACCAATTGCTGTGTCGAGGGTACGGTTCGTTCGGGCTATGAAAAAGGCTACGACGTGGTGACGTTGACCGACTGCACCGCCACCTTCAGTGATGAGCAACAGCAAGCCGCCGAGAATTTCACCTTACCGATGTTCTCGCAAACGCTGAAACACACGCAGTTTCTACAGGCGTTGAACGCTCAATAA
- a CDS encoding 2OG-Fe(II) oxygenase → MNTHLESLDWPMIEAALMNDGFALLPRLLARQTCQQLAALYADESHFRSRIVMQRYAFGQGEYQYFRYPMPALVDNLRSRLYERLAPVANRWHAALKINQRFPDTHVEFKAICHQAGQCRPTPLMLRYRQDDYTCLHQDLYGEQVFPFQVVFLLDQPGLDFEGGEFVLTHTGSSKPARAEVVPLEQGQALIFAVNSRPERSARGFCKVSVRHGVSRLHRGERHTLGIIFHDAK, encoded by the coding sequence ATGAACACTCATCTGGAAAGTCTCGATTGGCCAATGATCGAAGCGGCTTTGATGAACGACGGCTTCGCGCTGCTGCCGAGACTGTTGGCTCGGCAAACCTGTCAGCAACTCGCGGCGCTCTATGCCGATGAAAGCCATTTCCGCAGCCGCATCGTCATGCAGCGTTACGCTTTCGGGCAGGGTGAATACCAATACTTTCGCTACCCGATGCCGGCGCTCGTCGACAACCTGCGCTCGCGCCTGTACGAGCGCCTCGCACCGGTCGCCAATCGCTGGCACGCGGCGTTGAAGATCAATCAACGATTCCCCGACACCCATGTCGAGTTCAAAGCGATCTGTCACCAGGCCGGCCAATGCAGGCCCACGCCGCTGATGCTGCGCTATCGACAAGATGACTACACCTGCCTGCATCAGGATTTGTATGGCGAGCAGGTGTTTCCGTTTCAGGTGGTATTCCTGCTGGACCAGCCGGGCCTGGACTTCGAAGGGGGTGAGTTCGTCCTCACGCACACCGGTTCCAGCAAGCCCGCTCGGGCTGAAGTGGTCCCCCTTGAGCAAGGCCAAGCGCTGATCTTTGCCGTCAACAGCCGCCCGGAACGCTCCGCGCGTGGTTTTTGCAAAGTCAGTGTGCGTCATGGAGTGAGCCGCCTGCATCGTGGAGAGCGCCACACGCTGGGGATCATTTTTCACGATGCCAAATGA
- a CDS encoding Ada metal-binding domain-containing protein, with protein sequence MTTERMWRLLGSDGQPYSSAQPGTLGGHRRGKRYGLLDCRAALHAIARGGYVQHRVFFLDQASAIAAGYRPCAMCMPAEYREWKRQQPL encoded by the coding sequence ATGACAACTGAGCGCATGTGGCGGCTGTTGGGCAGCGATGGTCAACCCTACTCAAGCGCCCAACCGGGCACGCTGGGTGGCCATCGACGCGGCAAACGCTACGGCCTGCTGGATTGCCGCGCGGCGCTGCACGCCATCGCCCGTGGTGGCTATGTGCAGCACCGGGTGTTTTTCCTCGATCAAGCCAGCGCCATCGCTGCGGGCTATCGCCCCTGCGCCATGTGCATGCCAGCCGAGTATCGCGAATGGAAACGTCAGCAGCCTTTATGA
- a CDS encoding 2OG-Fe(II) oxygenase, whose product MTTLAATLERLDWQTIGLELDREGFIVLPGLFRLEAPGLFGNLLSGFYPPLAQVSNQWNDILQLPYRFPPQLNDFHAQCRAVGQQQALPQLTCLRKDEHLALGQDAEGEYIFPFQLAGVLSAPGEDFTGGEFILTEQRPRMQSRPMVVPLQRGDLAVITTAHRPFKGSKGYYRVNIKHAISPVRSGERRGFLLSFHLGTHLGVGAAHDN is encoded by the coding sequence ATGACCACACTTGCTGCCACCCTTGAACGCCTGGATTGGCAAACCATCGGCCTGGAACTCGACCGCGAAGGTTTTATCGTGCTTCCCGGCCTGTTCCGGCTTGAGGCTCCAGGCTTGTTCGGCAACCTTCTGAGCGGGTTTTACCCTCCACTGGCACAGGTTTCCAACCAGTGGAACGACATCCTGCAACTGCCCTACCGTTTCCCTCCTCAGCTCAACGACTTTCACGCGCAGTGCCGGGCCGTCGGCCAACAGCAAGCACTGCCCCAGCTGACATGCCTGCGCAAAGATGAACACCTGGCGCTGGGGCAAGATGCCGAGGGCGAGTACATATTTCCGTTTCAATTGGCCGGCGTACTGTCTGCGCCCGGCGAGGATTTCACCGGCGGTGAATTTATCCTCACCGAGCAACGCCCCAGAATGCAATCGCGGCCGATGGTGGTGCCGTTGCAGCGTGGCGATCTGGCAGTCATCACCACGGCGCACCGTCCGTTCAAGGGCAGCAAGGGTTACTACCGGGTGAATATAAAACACGCGATCAGCCCAGTCCGAAGCGGCGAACGGCGCGGCTTTTTGCTCAGTTTTCACTTAGGCACTCACTTAGGTGTTGGGGCGGCCCATGACAACTGA
- a CDS encoding hydrogenase maturation protein, whose amino-acid sequence MRSLKIILLSSAFNGLTQRAWLDLRQSGFDPSVVLFTDEVSVCRQIEESDADLVICPFLKDRVPQQLWSNLDRPVVIIHPGIVGDRGASALDWAITQQARRWGVTALQAVEEMDAGPVWSTCEFDMPAEVRKSELYNGLVSEAAITCIREVVEKFTRGVLPTPLDYTQPNVIGRLQPNMKQVDRAFSWHDCARFIKRSIDAADGQPGVLASIHGEQYYLYDAHLDARRGLPGEMLAVQDDAVLVAAGDQSVWVGSLKRKAQPGEETFKLPARHVLAGRLARVPVLDSSIAHQAFNEQAYQPIRYRECGDVGELTFEFYNGAMSTEQCQRLVVALRWAKARDTQVLLIKGGRGSFSNGVHLNVIQAAPVPGLEAWANIQAIDDVCQELLTARQLVVSGLTGSAGAGGVMLALAADIVFARAGVVLNPHYKSMGLYGSEYWTYSLPRAVGSEIAHKLTEECLPISAIQAQQWGMVQDIGPRCPSAFSAWLLQAAQGALSDEKYAAQRMRKATIDLEPMDRCRQNELAQMELDMVHNRQQFAEKCRNFVFKRKACQTPQRLIAPWALARKGELVD is encoded by the coding sequence ATGCGATCACTGAAGATCATCTTGTTGTCCTCAGCATTCAACGGCTTGACCCAGCGGGCCTGGCTGGACTTGCGCCAGTCGGGGTTTGACCCCAGCGTGGTGCTGTTCACCGATGAAGTCTCGGTGTGCCGGCAAATCGAGGAGTCCGACGCCGACCTGGTGATCTGCCCCTTCCTCAAGGACCGCGTGCCGCAGCAGCTGTGGAGCAACCTCGACCGCCCGGTGGTAATCATTCATCCGGGGATTGTCGGTGACCGTGGCGCCAGCGCGCTGGATTGGGCCATCACCCAACAGGCCCGCCGCTGGGGCGTCACCGCGTTGCAGGCGGTGGAGGAGATGGACGCGGGGCCGGTGTGGTCGACCTGTGAATTCGACATGCCCGCCGAGGTGCGCAAGTCCGAGTTGTATAACGGACTGGTGAGTGAGGCGGCGATCACCTGTATCCGCGAGGTGGTGGAAAAATTCACCCGTGGTGTGCTCCCCACACCCCTGGATTACACACAACCCAACGTCATCGGGCGCTTGCAGCCGAACATGAAGCAGGTTGACCGTGCTTTCAGCTGGCACGACTGCGCACGCTTCATCAAGCGCAGCATCGACGCCGCCGACGGCCAGCCGGGTGTGTTGGCCAGTATCCACGGCGAGCAGTATTACCTGTACGACGCGCACCTGGATGCACGCCGGGGCCTGCCGGGTGAAATGCTCGCGGTACAGGATGATGCGGTATTGGTCGCAGCCGGCGATCAGAGCGTGTGGGTCGGCTCACTTAAACGCAAGGCCCAGCCAGGCGAGGAAACCTTCAAGTTGCCGGCCCGTCACGTGTTGGCCGGGCGCCTGGCGCGTGTGCCCGTGCTGGACAGCTCAATTGCCCACCAAGCCTTCAATGAGCAGGCCTATCAACCGATTCGCTACCGTGAATGCGGCGATGTCGGCGAATTGACCTTCGAGTTCTACAACGGCGCCATGAGCACTGAACAATGCCAGCGGCTGGTCGTTGCACTGCGCTGGGCCAAGGCACGGGACACCCAGGTGCTGCTGATCAAGGGCGGGCGCGGCAGCTTTTCCAACGGCGTACACCTCAACGTCATCCAGGCCGCACCCGTGCCAGGGCTGGAGGCTTGGGCAAATATCCAGGCGATCGATGATGTGTGCCAGGAACTGCTGACGGCCCGCCAACTGGTGGTCAGCGGCCTGACCGGCAGTGCCGGTGCCGGCGGTGTAATGCTGGCCCTGGCGGCCGATATCGTCTTCGCCCGTGCCGGCGTAGTGCTCAACCCGCATTACAAGAGCATGGGCCTGTATGGCTCCGAATACTGGACCTACAGCCTGCCGCGTGCGGTGGGCAGTGAAATTGCCCATAAGCTCACTGAAGAGTGCCTGCCGATCAGCGCCATTCAGGCACAGCAGTGGGGCATGGTGCAGGACATTGGGCCACGTTGCCCGAGTGCGTTCAGTGCATGGTTACTGCAAGCGGCCCAAGGCGCGCTGAGCGATGAGAAATACGCCGCGCAACGCATGCGCAAAGCCACTATCGACCTTGAGCCAATGGATCGCTGCCGCCAAAACGAGTTGGCCCAGATGGAACTGGACATGGTGCACAACCGCCAGCAGTTTGCCGAGAAGTGCCGCAACTTTGTGTTCAAGCGTAAAGCCTGCCAGACGCCGCAACGGTTGATTGCGCCGTGGGCGTTGGCGCGTAAGGGCGAACTGGTCGACTGA
- a CDS encoding EAL domain-containing protein: MIQNAVVPNEFSALRVVTLASDAACAHRLAFALSSMGVTPIANIGTLSAVEAWLRESPIDVIVCEIRPECGDGLMLPSLLRGLHEAGTLARLPCIFWTGETALDAPAGEVDVTRKTPASPLWIKYMGGVAVSALESHARLARTAGISVQILREGATLALGDALRAVVLTRAQPDARLNMNTFDDLAEDEVINALTTGEGLRFVFQPQFELLSRRIVGAEALVRWKHPRFGEIPPSVLMPLVNRLGLDLLLFSLVEMWTIKAMLALKREHIGIPIAVNASAKTICTPDFSERLAARMRQAGLPNRLLKIELTEDVPEPDELYLSASLTAIRAKGFQVSMDDFGTGAATLNLLANLSFDEMKIDGSFVRGVEQHSSSRKVIAGIVNWARLLSLNLVAEGIEDESTIALLYRLGCRVGQGYALARPMEMDDFLNFVIQRENSASR; this comes from the coding sequence ATGATCCAAAATGCCGTCGTGCCCAACGAGTTCAGCGCGCTACGTGTCGTCACGTTGGCATCCGATGCTGCCTGTGCGCATCGGCTCGCCTTCGCCTTGAGCAGCATGGGGGTAACTCCGATTGCCAATATTGGCACCTTGAGCGCCGTTGAGGCTTGGCTGCGCGAGTCCCCGATCGACGTCATTGTCTGCGAAATTCGCCCAGAGTGCGGTGATGGGCTGATGTTGCCGAGCCTGCTCAGGGGGCTGCACGAAGCAGGCACACTGGCCCGGTTGCCCTGCATCTTCTGGACCGGAGAGACGGCCTTGGATGCGCCCGCGGGCGAGGTCGACGTGACCCGTAAAACGCCTGCAAGCCCGCTCTGGATCAAGTACATGGGCGGGGTTGCGGTCAGTGCGCTGGAGTCCCATGCGCGGTTGGCGCGAACGGCGGGGATCTCCGTGCAAATCCTGCGCGAAGGCGCAACCCTGGCGCTGGGCGACGCCTTGCGCGCGGTCGTGCTGACGCGCGCGCAGCCGGATGCAAGGCTGAATATGAACACTTTTGATGACTTGGCCGAAGATGAGGTGATCAACGCGCTGACCACAGGCGAGGGCTTGCGTTTTGTGTTCCAACCGCAATTTGAGCTGCTGAGCCGGCGTATCGTGGGGGCCGAAGCGCTGGTGCGTTGGAAGCATCCACGATTTGGGGAAATCCCCCCTTCGGTATTGATGCCCTTGGTCAACCGCTTGGGCCTGGACCTGCTGCTGTTCAGCCTGGTGGAGATGTGGACGATCAAGGCCATGCTCGCGCTCAAACGCGAACATATCGGGATTCCCATTGCTGTAAACGCGTCGGCTAAAACCATTTGCACCCCCGATTTCTCCGAGCGCCTGGCCGCGCGGATGCGCCAGGCCGGCCTGCCGAACCGGCTGCTGAAAATCGAGCTTACTGAAGATGTACCCGAACCGGATGAGCTCTACTTATCCGCCTCGTTGACGGCGATTCGTGCCAAGGGGTTCCAGGTATCGATGGACGACTTCGGCACGGGCGCTGCTACGTTGAACCTGTTGGCGAACCTTTCGTTTGATGAGATGAAAATTGACGGGTCGTTCGTGCGCGGGGTGGAACAGCACTCGTCTTCACGTAAAGTCATTGCCGGTATCGTTAATTGGGCGCGCCTGCTCAGTTTGAATTTGGTAGCCGAGGGCATTGAAGACGAGTCGACTATTGCGTTGTTGTACCGTTTGGGTTGCCGGGTGGGGCAGGGTTATGCGTTGGCTCGTCCAATGGAAATGGACGACTTCTTGAACTTCGTTATCCAACGGGAAAATAGTGCCTCGCGCTGA
- a CDS encoding response regulator transcription factor: MKRLKIALLDDHAIVRHGLINRLQQEPDFDVVGVYARSREAMAGLAMVPVEVLLLDFVLGPSELDGILLIRALRVKYPQCRILIFSTHHDAATVILALRVGARGFLGKGEDINQLVSAVRLVASGEVYLSPDMAYRVAEATAVNPVGEEQNRDEALRFVTLSAREQDVIRCYLAGMTITDIAEKFNRSIKTISSQKASAFRKLGVVSNNELFRIKHIIDGI; the protein is encoded by the coding sequence ATGAAACGCTTAAAAATTGCTTTGCTCGATGATCACGCAATCGTACGGCATGGGTTAATCAATCGATTGCAGCAGGAACCTGATTTCGACGTGGTGGGTGTTTACGCCCGTAGCCGTGAAGCGATGGCTGGGCTCGCAATGGTGCCGGTAGAGGTGTTGTTGCTCGATTTCGTGCTCGGGCCCAGCGAGTTGGACGGTATCTTGTTGATTCGTGCGTTGCGGGTGAAGTACCCGCAGTGCCGCATCCTGATCTTTTCGACGCACCACGATGCCGCAACCGTAATCCTGGCCCTGCGCGTCGGCGCGCGTGGGTTTCTTGGCAAGGGTGAAGATATCAACCAGTTGGTCAGTGCGGTGCGGCTGGTCGCATCCGGCGAGGTTTATCTCAGCCCGGACATGGCTTACCGAGTCGCCGAAGCGACGGCGGTGAATCCGGTAGGCGAAGAGCAGAACCGCGATGAAGCCTTGCGTTTTGTGACACTTTCAGCGCGTGAACAGGACGTGATTCGCTGTTACCTGGCGGGTATGACCATTACCGACATCGCCGAAAAATTCAATCGCAGCATCAAGACCATCAGTTCACAAAAGGCCTCGGCGTTTCGAAAGTTGGGCGTGGTGTCGAACAATGAGTTGTTCAGGATCAAACACATTATCGACGGTATTTGA
- a CDS encoding response regulator transcription factor has protein sequence MKTIRIALLDDHAVVRHGLATTLAAETNFDVVGIYARSRDLIAGLASAPADLLLLDFSLSPDELDGVSLIRALRVKFPCCHILVLSTHHDPATVSLAMRVGARGFVGKGEDMAQLVKAIRKVAAGAVYLSTDMTYRLAETVTSDTGQGGDVPDALVQAELTSREQEVIRCYLAGMTVSEIAEKFNRSIKTISTQKTAAFRKLGVTSNNALFKLNKIIGTP, from the coding sequence ATGAAAACAATACGCATTGCTTTGCTGGATGATCACGCCGTAGTTCGACATGGGCTGGCCACGACGCTGGCAGCCGAGACAAACTTTGACGTGGTTGGCATTTATGCGCGCAGCCGCGACCTTATCGCAGGCCTCGCCTCGGCGCCGGCAGACTTATTGCTGCTGGACTTCTCCCTGAGCCCCGACGAGTTGGACGGGGTCTCATTGATTCGCGCCTTGCGGGTCAAGTTTCCCTGCTGTCATATCCTTGTGTTGTCCACGCATCACGACCCGGCGACGGTCAGCCTGGCCATGCGCGTCGGTGCCCGTGGTTTTGTCGGCAAGGGTGAAGATATGGCGCAGTTGGTCAAGGCGATCCGCAAGGTGGCGGCGGGTGCGGTATACCTGAGTACCGACATGACCTATCGACTGGCGGAGACAGTGACCAGTGATACCGGCCAAGGCGGCGATGTGCCTGACGCGTTAGTCCAGGCGGAGTTGACCAGTCGTGAACAGGAAGTCATTCGTTGTTACTTGGCGGGCATGACGGTGAGTGAAATTGCCGAAAAATTCAATCGCAGTATTAAAACCATCAGCACCCAGAAAACCGCAGCGTTTCGCAAGCTTGGGGTCACCTCGAACAATGCGTTGTTCAAGCTCAATAAAATTATCGGCACGCCATGA